The DNA window TGCGGTTCAGCAGGTAGCGATCCGATCCACTTGTTTCGCTGGGACTGGAGGTGCGCGGATGATGCAGGCGTTCTGAATAAATAAGCATTAGTATAATTTCAGGACTTGGATTTAAGTCTACCCACCTGGCAGTCGCTCGTTCCCGCTACCGCTGCTGTAATCCTCCAGGTAGTAGCGTTCGTTTTGGAACTGACTCGCCTCGGCGCCTAAGGGAAGGGCTCTCAGGGCGTTGCCCAGATACAGTGACTCCATCTTCTTTTCCAGCAGGTACTGGGCTCCATTGCCGCCGCTGCCATTGCTGCTGAGTACAGTGGGCACACTACAGCGGCCACCTTGGGCACGTCTTCGtcctccagctccaccactgccacttccaTCTCCACCGCCACCCGCGTTGTTGTCACTCGAGTCCTCCGTATCTGCACTGTTGCCGTGCATCCAACTGGGTCGCTGGGTTCCAAATTGCAGGACATGTTCTAGTGTTAGGAAGTTCCGCGGCTGTGGTACGGGAGCCACGTTCCTCGACGCCGGAGCTGGTAGTTCTGGGGACTTTTTCGCATGCCTACCCACCGAAGCCGTGGAATGGGCTCCATAGTTGGTCTGCTGATCGGTTGGTCGCGAGTGCCGGCCTCTCAGCTCGAAGGTAGCCGCTTTTTGCTGCACCATATGGAGCACTGCTGCCGCCGACGAGGATGCCACAGCCTGGTCGCTGGGCGGCGTAGAACTGCTCGAGGCCAGCGCTTCAGCCACCTCCAGGACGGGATTGGGTGACTTGCGGGACATCATCTTGTAGGCTTGTGGATCCAGCGGACTGGAGCTCAGCGGATGCGGGTGGTGGTAGTGGTCACGTACCGCATTGCTGTTACGGCCCAATGAAGCAAGTGGACACTCCAAGTCGCTGCTGCGACGGTTGCTCGTCTTGTGCGACATGGTTGGTACCTCTCCTGGTTGGAGGATCCTTTGTCTATCAGCTAGGAGGCCTCTAGAGTGGCGCGAAGGTCTATAATATACAAATAAGGaatacttttaatatatttctttaatagTGCAATAAAGTCCATTAGTGTAAGTGTAGATAACTAGGCACacctttaaaatatttattaacaaaATTAGCATCCATTATTAAGGAACACGCCTATCTCAGATTAAGTAATTTTAAGACTGCAAACAAATGTCTGATTTTTCCAATTGAATTGTAATTATGGTGGAATTTCCTAATATCATTTAACCCAAAGGCTCCAAACGAAGCAATATGTGTGCCAAGCTGTAAATGGAATTCAAATCTGCGATGGCCATGAGAACACGGAATGTCTGGCGAAGTGGAAGTGTGTGGGTAGCCATTTGTGGGTCTGCATGCCATTCGCAATTATTAGAGGAAAAAGCAGCGATGGAGCGGCATAACTGGGAGTCATAAAATGCATATACATTGCTGTGCAAACCACTCCTCCGAATCTTTACTGCATTTGACCTTTCAAATCCAGCACTCGACTCTGGTGGGTGAAATGAGTTGGGGATTGTTGGAATTATCGGTTGTCGGCAAACAAATCGTTCTGCGCACgtatatattttcacaattAATAAGGGGATCGCCCACGCAAACACCGAACAAAAATCATTGCTTAGCTTTATATGTGAACAACGGGCATATCTTTTATTTGGCCACACGTATGCTGTCATTTCCATTGAGTCGCGCTCCAAGCTCCAGCTCcattcattgttgttgctccgGAACCAGTTTGCTGGGGAAGCTGCAGAGGATCGGGGGGCATGGGGAACTGTGTATTTTGGATGAGGAAGAGGCTGCAGAGGCAGCAGAGGCGTGGGCTGGCTTGTGGCCATCCGCAATTTGGCCTAACCTTAAGACCTTAAATTAAGCCGAAAGTAACCCAATTCGGCAAGTTGGGCACAAGAACAAGAGATTTGGGCAGAAGCCATAACCGTTCTCCGGCTAGGGGGCTTGGCATAATTTACTCGCCCATCTGTGAGCCATCTCTTAATAGAAAACtataaattcatttcaaatttCCGTGGCATTTCTGGGTGGGGCCGCGCTTTTTTACGGGGCACACCTACGGAAAAAATGGGGCTGGGGTGGCATACTTTTGGGACGAGCAAATCAAAAGCTACTCACAAGTGGAGCTCCGCGCCcggctttatttttattgtaatcaaatttgaaattaatttcaatttctgatttttgtgttgtatCATTTTGTGGCCGCACCATAAATAAACACACCAATAGGCTGGCAATAATAACGCGGTGCTCTAGCACATTTGGTGGTGCCACGGAACATAGACATATGTCTTGTCATTTGGCTTATGGCAGCTGATTAATCTTAGCATCtccgaaaccgaaacccaaaccaaaatctgaatctgaatccgagGTGAAGTGGAGCCGCCGCCTGTCGCGTATGCCTCATATGGAATGTAGCTCAACTGGTTCGAAGCCCCAAACGAAAATCCCCGaagaaagaaaggaaaatgctCCAAGCTCCAGAGATCACTTCACTCTGGTCCACTCTGGTCCACTCCTGCCCAATTCAATCCGTTCGAGGGGCATTCGATTTTTTCCTAGACCATGGCCAGCCATTGCCATAATTCACAATAGTTGgacaataaataattaataaagcaCGCTCGGTGTGTGGACAAAAGTGTCAAATGGTTCATTGGGCAACACAGCAtggaatttgcataaatttacaTGCAAATGtaattcattttgtttgtcTTATGCTTTGTCTCTCGACTGAAGGGCCTAAAATATCATTAGTAACGCATTAAGTGTTGTAAACAACGCACGAAGCTTGTAAAGTTCTTGTCTTCCAACACTTGGAACTCAGATTAAAGCCAGGCTTAAGAAATTTGAAGGAGAAAGTTTTGGTCAAGATATATTGACTTAAGTATGAGCATTTACCATAATTTGGTAAATTTATCTACATTTTATCTAAATAAAACGTAATGTGcgattaaatatatattaataatccGGATaaacttcacatctactatattattattattattaactgAGAATTTACGATGCGTTATGCAATTTcgcttcattttatttaaattaaatgagtATTATCTTTTGACTTTTTGGCGTCCTTACCATTAAATTTATATCCCGGATTACCTTCGTATCTGTCAAGTTGCTCAATCAATTGCTGTTCAATTAAGCCGCGTATATATTTCGCAATTTTTATTgctcaaataaaaattaaaaagccaGCTAAGGCCAGCGATCGGCGGACGTCCATTGGAAACTGGTCCAGCTCAGTATCTGGCTCGATCTGTGTCTATGTTCCTATCTCCTTCTTTACGTGCTTGTCCATATTTCCCTGTCCAAGCCAAGCCTCTTCAACTGAGCTCAACGAGCACACAAACGAGCACATAAAATATGACAACAACAAGTACtaattatttaatatgctTAATGAGCAAATGTCGCCATCGTGGTGCCCACAGTGCACTCGAACATGGCAAGACTGCCTCGGCACAGTGGGCAAAATGTTTGAATAAGATATAAATAATCAATTAAACTAGGAACTGCGCAGAgtgtgaaatttaaataaatgtaatggACATCTTTTAACGACTGTTATTAACTGACTGTGTAGATGTTTTATGGGCAATCTTGTACTTTTTGATAGTGTCATCTTTTTGAGCACTTCCTCGTTAATGGAAATCCCCATTTTTCACCTTCCTGATTACTTTATTTCTCTTTATTAATCACATTGGGCACACTGTGCGCTGTGCCAAACTAATAACTGCTATTTTCAACGTTTGTGTGTGGCGACCGTTGTCTGCACATGGTTGAAATCTAACGCCGTGcggcaatagcaacaacagcggcCACATCTTGGCGCCACGGACAGCGGGCACCTTTTGGCCTCCATGGCTTGGCGTGCTGAGCGCCTGGCCCCAAGTCTTGGCCCAAGAGGCATGTGCTCCACGGAGTgcctatgtgtgtgtgcggctaCCGTTTTCCCGCAGCAATTGCCGCTCTGTGGGTTGGCTTTTTTCATAGTGTCAATTTTGATTTAGCAAAACGTTgatggtgctgctgttgcaattgttgttgctgcagttgtgCCTGCAATTGTTATTGCAGCAGCTCCATTGGGTTGTCAGCGCACCCGCCGCCTAACACCTCCTGGGCAAATAGACACCCACTGTGGAACAAGCCGGCGCTGCCTAGAAAGTGGGTGGCACTGACAAGTTTTACAAAAAcaagaataaatatatacGAGTATGAGCTTAAATTATAGTAAATATTTCTTGGCAGCGAAAATGGGCGCAGCATCAACTTGATTTTCTCAGCGATTTCACACAAAATGCAATTAGCTCAACTGGCCTTAGCGTACTTAAGTCTCATTTATTAGTTATTGTTTGATTCGAATCGTTGTTCTTTTCAAGCGCCAGTGGAGTTCAAATTAATTGGCAGAGAAACTGGGGCTAGGCAAATTTTGCGACATCGAGCTTGGGTATGGAAGTTGTTGCCATTGCTCGCACCTCCATAGAAGATGAACCTTTGGCACTTCTGCGATGTGGAGTTGTAGAACCAATTGCGCAGATAGGCCTTGCCTTTGCCCACATCCAGTGGCTGGAGGCATCTGCGTTTGACTAAAATCACATAGTCCATGAGTTTATGAAGTTACTTCTTGAGTGGGAATCCACACTTACTCGAATGACTCTGCTGCAGACAGAGCACGAAAAGAATGAGGAGACACGATATTTTGAACAGCATGGTGATAAAATTGAAACTAACAAGAATAAAAAGCTATTGACAACTTTTATGCCAGCAACAATTGTTTTCGAACTAGAGAGCTATATTAAATCAGGTGGTATAGAACAAACACCAGTGTTTGTCTTATATTGCCTATGATAGCCAAATATTGTGTTAGTTGTTTGCTTCTAATCATTCGTCATGCACTTAAACTGCCTTTTTAGGCATTtgtaaaagtaaacaaaagcaGGTGAGAAAGAAGTATACGGTTTCGGTGAaacttaaaaattcaattcaaatatAACCTGATTGTTACGTACTATACATGTAACTTaaatattatgaaatattcaatattacaaatttatggACAATTCTTTTTGCAATGCCACCAAGTTGCAAAgttatttgcatttccatttccactgaTACGTTTTCCATTGAATCTAAATTTTCGACAGGCTCTCCAATTTCTATCGTAATACCAGCGAATTTTCCAAATCGCACCTTTGCCAGTATTTTTAGGCAAAACGCATATTGCTCTATCTAAATGGACAGAAGTTAATAACTTTATATAAGTTATATAAGAATATAAGTTGCACATCTACTTACAAGTGCTAATCTGAGGTGTAATAACTATTAAGATCAAACCGAGATATAGCCATTTTAGCAGCATTATTTATGTGTGACTGAGTTGTAAGTTGATAAATGCAAAAGGTACGAATATTAAACAGCTTTTATAGGTGAATTAATAAGCCAAGCGACAGTCGCAATTTAAACACCCTATAAAATGCTTACGACTTGTTTTCTATTTAACAGTATTTGTATTCATAAGGTAATTAAATAACCCATTATGCGGCTAAACGTCTTTCCAAAACTGGCTTACCCACTTACTACCTTTAAGAACCccgaaatttatttattcgcTGCCATTCTGTGGCAATTAGGCattgcttaaatatttatttcgacACATTTAATTGGCCGCAACAATGGCTAAACTCGGTTAACCGTTCAGTTAAGTTAAATGAACCCGAATTCTCTGGCTTCTCGTGTTGCTGTTGTCTCTATGCATATATGCGATGAAAAGAATTGAAAGTTGACACAGTTCAAAAAGAATTCGAAATGTTTCGCCAGAAGAAAGAGGGGAGAATGTGCTCGtattattaaatatgtatGGGCGGCATTTCGGAATGGGCTATATTTTTGCCTATGCATGCATAAATAGGCACTCGTTATAAAGGTTCCAGCTGAATAGGCCGTAGATGGGAAGTTGGAGAAAGAGATTGATATGGTAGAAAGTATTGAATGGAACGAATGAATGAAGACTCAATGTGGTCGTAGCGAAATTAATTAGAGCATTCGACTTGATTTCGAGCTATGCGATATCGGCGGATATAGTATTCCTTCCCCGCTCTAACTGTAAATTATGGGAATTTTGTCTCAATTTGTAGATTCTGCAATCTCAATTACCTAGGCAAAAACTTTCTCAGGAAGCTGCTCAGTGACTGTGGAAAAACTCGTTTAAATTTCCACTTGGCCAT is part of the Drosophila sechellia strain sech25 chromosome 3R, ASM438219v1, whole genome shotgun sequence genome and encodes:
- the LOC6606190 gene encoding kappaPI-actitoxin-Avd3b, translating into MLFKISCLLILFVLCLQQSHSIKRRCLQPLDVGKGKAYLRNWFYNSTSQKCQRFIFYGGASNGNNFHTQARCRKICLAPVSLPINLNSTGA